A genomic window from Candidatus Bathyarchaeota archaeon includes:
- the rpoP gene encoding DNA-directed RNA polymerase subunit P (DNA-dependent RNA polymerase catalyzes the transcription of DNA into RNA using the four ribonucleoside triphosphates as substrates) codes for MSRRAARGLVYECVKCGAKVRTEELELRGGGVKCTYCGYRVLKKQRPPVVKRVSTG; via the coding sequence ATGTCAAGAAGAGCTGCACGTGGACTTGTTTATGAATGTGTAAAATGTGGCGCCAAAGTTAGAACCGAAGAACTCGAGTTGCGCGGCGGCGGAGTAAAATGTACATATTGCGGTTATCGTGTCCTTAAAAAACAAAGACCCCCCGTAGTAAAAAGGGTCTCAACCGGCTAA
- the cysK gene encoding cysteine synthase A, producing METKNSVLELIGNTPLVKLNRITDDAHCNIFVKIESQNPGGSVKDRIGLSMILEAEKQGKINKDTVIIEPTSGNTGIGLALVSAVKGYKLILTMPESMTLERRRLLKAYGAELVLTPAKEGMPGAIKKAEELVAQNPNAILLQQFQNLANPKIHLETTGPEIWRATVGKIDILVAGVGTGGTVTGIAEFIKKLKPSFKVVAVEPFDSPVLSGGRAGPHKIQGIGAGFKPDILKTELLDEVFKVKYEDAVETARLLAKNEGILAGISSGAATFAGLQIAQRAENKNKTIVVILPDTGERYLTTSLYAAEE from the coding sequence ATGGAAACAAAAAATTCTGTTCTCGAACTAATTGGAAATACTCCCCTAGTTAAGCTAAACCGAATCACAGACGATGCACACTGCAATATCTTCGTTAAAATTGAATCCCAAAATCCGGGAGGCAGTGTAAAGGACAGAATTGGTTTATCCATGATTCTTGAAGCAGAAAAACAAGGCAAAATCAACAAAGACACCGTAATAATTGAACCCACCAGCGGAAACACTGGAATTGGGTTAGCTCTGGTTAGTGCAGTTAAAGGCTACAAACTAATCTTAACAATGCCTGAATCCATGACCCTAGAACGTCGTCGCTTACTCAAAGCATATGGGGCAGAATTGGTTCTTACTCCGGCCAAAGAAGGAATGCCCGGTGCCATCAAAAAAGCAGAAGAACTAGTTGCACAAAATCCGAATGCCATTCTTCTTCAACAGTTCCAAAATCTTGCAAACCCCAAAATTCATCTGGAAACCACAGGTCCAGAAATCTGGAGAGCAACAGTTGGAAAAATTGACATTCTAGTTGCTGGGGTGGGAACTGGAGGAACGGTAACTGGAATTGCTGAGTTCATCAAAAAACTGAAGCCTTCATTCAAGGTAGTTGCAGTGGAGCCCTTTGATTCTCCAGTGTTGTCTGGAGGGAGAGCTGGACCTCACAAGATTCAGGGGATTGGTGCGGGATTTAAGCCTGACATACTAAAAACTGAGTTGCTTGATGAAGTTTTCAAAGTAAAATATGAAGATGCTGTAGAAACTGCTCGTTTGTTGGCAAAAAATGAAGGAATCCTTGCTGGAATTTCTTCTGGAGCTGCTACTTTTGCTGGGCTGCAGATTGCTCAACGTGCAGAAAACAAAAATAAAACCATTGTAGTAATTTTACCTGACACTGGTGAGCGTTACTTAACAACTTCTTTATATGCGGCAGAAGAATAA
- a CDS encoding glycosyltransferase family 2 protein translates to MTYSPLAVLLAAYNEEEGIAPTICELKEVLSEPYLVVVDGQSSDRTFELAKGLGADVILQRTKGKGKGDAISQGLCHLNGDASYVVLTDADYTYPAKHIKEMIYVLDQNPDVGMVLGDRFNKTYEHESDRNKFYLGNRILGFAQRLFNGVDLNDPYTGLRIVRSEVLKGWKPKSEGFDIEAEINHHVRKSGYKIVELPIMYRKRLGKKKLGFRDGLKILRRIIIETMTSYT, encoded by the coding sequence ATGACATATTCCCCTCTTGCAGTTTTGCTGGCAGCGTATAATGAAGAGGAAGGAATAGCTCCCACTATATGTGAACTTAAAGAAGTTTTGAGTGAACCTTATTTAGTTGTTGTTGACGGTCAAAGTTCTGACAGAACCTTCGAACTAGCCAAAGGTCTAGGTGCAGACGTAATCCTTCAAAGAACGAAAGGAAAAGGTAAAGGTGACGCCATTTCCCAAGGGCTATGTCATCTTAACGGTGATGCATCTTATGTTGTCTTAACTGATGCCGATTACACTTATCCTGCTAAACACATTAAAGAAATGATTTATGTTCTTGATCAAAATCCTGATGTTGGAATGGTTTTAGGGGACCGATTCAACAAAACCTATGAACATGAATCCGATCGCAACAAATTTTACCTTGGAAACCGCATTTTGGGTTTTGCCCAACGGCTATTCAATGGCGTGGATTTGAATGACCCTTACACTGGTCTTAGAATTGTTCGCTCGGAAGTCTTGAAAGGCTGGAAACCAAAATCTGAAGGCTTTGACATCGAAGCAGAAATCAATCATCACGTTAGAAAATCAGGCTATAAAATAGTTGAGTTGCCTATCATGTACCGAAAACGGTTGGGCAAAAAGAAACTTGGTTTCAGGGATGGACTTAAAATACTTCGACGAATTATCATCGAAACCATGACTTCCTACACTTAA
- a CDS encoding FAD-dependent oxidoreductase — MITVAVVGAGVGGCSAAYFARKYIPGSNVTIYEAKSRVGGRAFTYHQEQIQNELGAEFFNSSNIIVSGLVTELGLQTKKLNDLMDIAVWNGNEIIFQSGQSLFYKMLGLVNNYKFSVPKLLFSLKLSERNIKNLYKQQEKSPAEFWKLFESVGLDKWYKSSFEKILLDKGVDTSFIDELITPITRIIYSQNASLGGFAGLVALLGVYSQDLYNLKDGNQALPKKLLEASNSKVELETKVKVVEKLSDGTFLVYAGEKVSVFDAVIVAAPLEVANISFDGVAIQNQLRGYQTIYVRLMKGQINPGYFNLSSSKLPSIVLTSQEADPFTRFSINQSTKKGESWVTVTSTKPLEDSFVAELFKKGATVFDHTWCAAYPVFEPIQKLPNMCLDDNLLYLNGIESAASSMETSTFAALNSVKAILEQLG, encoded by the coding sequence ATGATTACTGTAGCGGTCGTAGGTGCAGGTGTTGGTGGATGTTCTGCAGCATATTTTGCCCGTAAATATATTCCGGGTTCAAATGTTACAATTTATGAAGCAAAAAGCAGGGTTGGCGGACGAGCCTTCACGTATCATCAAGAGCAAATCCAAAATGAGTTAGGGGCTGAGTTCTTCAACTCCAGCAACATAATTGTTTCTGGTCTGGTAACTGAGTTGGGTCTTCAAACAAAAAAACTGAACGACCTAATGGATATTGCAGTTTGGAATGGAAACGAGATTATTTTTCAATCTGGGCAATCCTTGTTTTACAAAATGTTAGGTTTGGTGAACAATTACAAGTTTAGTGTTCCAAAATTGCTTTTTAGTTTAAAACTGTCAGAACGAAACATAAAAAATCTTTACAAACAACAAGAAAAAAGTCCTGCAGAATTTTGGAAACTTTTTGAGAGCGTTGGTCTTGATAAATGGTACAAAAGTTCATTTGAAAAAATTCTTTTGGACAAGGGTGTAGACACAAGTTTTATCGATGAACTGATCACGCCAATAACCCGGATAATCTATTCTCAAAACGCTTCGCTTGGAGGCTTTGCTGGATTGGTTGCGTTATTAGGGGTTTACAGTCAAGACCTTTACAACCTCAAGGACGGCAACCAAGCTTTGCCAAAAAAACTACTTGAAGCATCAAATTCCAAAGTTGAATTAGAAACTAAGGTCAAGGTTGTTGAGAAATTGTCTGACGGTACTTTTCTAGTTTATGCTGGAGAAAAGGTTTCAGTTTTTGATGCTGTGATTGTTGCCGCTCCTTTGGAGGTTGCCAATATATCTTTTGATGGTGTAGCTATTCAAAATCAGCTTCGTGGATATCAAACAATTTATGTGCGGTTGATGAAGGGTCAAATTAATCCTGGTTACTTTAATTTGTCTTCTTCCAAGTTGCCTAGTATCGTATTGACTTCTCAAGAAGCAGATCCTTTTACCCGTTTTTCCATTAATCAATCAACAAAGAAGGGCGAGTCGTGGGTGACGGTTACCTCTACAAAACCTTTGGAGGACAGTTTTGTAGCTGAACTTTTCAAAAAGGGTGCAACAGTGTTTGATCACACTTGGTGTGCAGCTTACCCTGTTTTTGAGCCAATACAAAAGCTTCCCAACATGTGTCTTGATGATAATTTGCTGTATCTTAATGGCATCGAGTCTGCAGCATCAAGTATGGAGACTTCAACTTTTGCTGCTTTAAACAGTGTGAAGGCTATTCTGGAACAGTTAGGGTGA
- a CDS encoding GDP-mannose dehydrogenase, whose amino-acid sequence MVKPVVLVVGLGEVGHSLYELLKQSRKFDLYCFDVDEQKMKEIVQDDIPTKLDILYICYSCGKQEEFVKITVDYINKFKSELTIINSTVPPGTTKKVYKITGGNLVHSPIRGMHSSLQTMKRDLLFWTKFVGGIDQKSAELAQKHFEELGLKTKVLSGPTETELAKLFSTTYRAWMIACFQEMHRISSKFEADFTQIIEFLQDTHFVRHDRPIHFPGVIGGHCLIPNTELLSKIYDSEFLKLILKSNQKRKLEMEDPKIAREVERIQEKVKSLEEKTIKMK is encoded by the coding sequence ATGGTTAAACCAGTAGTCTTAGTTGTTGGTTTGGGTGAAGTAGGACATTCTTTGTATGAGTTACTAAAACAAAGCAGAAAATTTGACCTTTATTGTTTTGATGTTGATGAACAAAAAATGAAAGAGATTGTACAAGATGATATCCCAACAAAATTGGATATATTGTACATTTGCTACTCATGTGGCAAACAAGAAGAGTTTGTAAAAATAACAGTAGATTACATAAATAAATTCAAGTCAGAATTAACAATTATCAACAGCACTGTCCCACCTGGAACCACCAAAAAAGTTTACAAGATTACTGGAGGCAATTTAGTTCATTCTCCAATTAGGGGAATGCATAGCAGCTTGCAAACCATGAAAAGAGATTTGCTGTTTTGGACAAAATTTGTGGGCGGCATAGACCAGAAATCAGCCGAATTAGCCCAAAAACATTTTGAAGAACTAGGATTGAAAACCAAAGTTTTGTCAGGTCCCACAGAAACAGAGCTCGCAAAATTGTTTTCGACAACATACCGTGCATGGATGATTGCTTGTTTCCAAGAAATGCATAGAATTTCAAGTAAGTTTGAAGCAGATTTTACTCAAATTATCGAATTTTTACAAGATACCCATTTTGTTCGTCATGATAGACCAATTCATTTTCCAGGAGTTATTGGTGGACATTGTTTGATTCCTAATACTGAATTACTTTCGAAAATCTATGACTCAGAATTCCTCAAGTTGATTTTAAAATCCAATCAAAAACGAAAACTGGAAATGGAAGACCCCAAAATCGCTCGCGAAGTAGAGAGAATACAAGAAAAAGTCAAATCGCTTGAAGAAAAAACAATTAAAATGAAATAA
- a CDS encoding serine acetyltransferase, translating into METLKSKVVVDEKKWKQNSLPRLVKEISENYNIYGGINHLDGKDLPSKKVVIEIFEDIISVLFPGYLGKEKITKTNISDYLNKTLESIYSRLVVEVDKSLKYFCKKSEKCSEDICNQFARVIVGELLDELCNIRILLNGDIQAAYEGDPAARSVDEVILSYPCVLAISSHRVAHQLYVRGVPLIPRIMSEYAHSITGIDIHPGATIGKNFFIDHGTSVIIGETAEIGDNVKIYQGVTLGALSFPRDEKGKLIKGIKRHPTVGNNVIIYSNASILGEKAVIGDNSVIGGNVWITTKIPQGTIITLKPPKLKVSTKITEQK; encoded by the coding sequence ATGGAAACTTTGAAGAGTAAAGTTGTTGTTGACGAAAAAAAATGGAAACAAAACAGTTTACCGCGGCTGGTTAAAGAAATTTCCGAAAATTACAACATTTATGGTGGAATTAATCATCTTGATGGGAAAGATTTGCCGTCAAAAAAAGTTGTAATTGAAATTTTTGAAGACATCATTTCGGTACTGTTTCCCGGTTATCTTGGAAAAGAAAAAATCACAAAAACTAACATCTCAGATTACTTGAATAAAACCTTAGAATCCATATATTCTCGTTTGGTTGTTGAAGTTGACAAAAGCCTGAAATATTTTTGTAAAAAAAGTGAAAAATGCTCCGAAGATATTTGTAATCAATTTGCCCGGGTTATTGTTGGGGAACTCTTAGACGAACTTTGTAACATTCGAATATTATTGAATGGTGACATTCAAGCAGCTTATGAAGGTGACCCGGCTGCCAGAAGTGTGGATGAGGTGATTTTGAGTTATCCGTGTGTGTTGGCGATTTCTTCTCATCGTGTTGCTCATCAGTTGTATGTTCGAGGGGTTCCTTTGATTCCCAGAATAATGAGTGAATACGCCCATTCTATAACGGGTATTGATATTCATCCAGGGGCAACCATTGGAAAGAACTTCTTCATAGACCATGGAACCAGCGTCATCATCGGAGAAACAGCAGAAATCGGGGACAACGTGAAAATCTATCAAGGAGTAACGTTGGGGGCTCTTAGTTTTCCACGGGATGAAAAAGGCAAACTCATCAAAGGCATAAAACGGCACCCCACAGTAGGCAACAACGTAATCATCTATTCCAATGCTTCTATCCTTGGAGAAAAAGCAGTAATTGGTGACAACTCAGTAATTGGAGGAAACGTCTGGATAACCACAAAAATCCCCCAAGGCACAATAATCACACTTAAACCCCCAAAACTAAAAGTCAGCACAAAAATAACCGAACAAAAATGA
- a CDS encoding arginine decarboxylase, pyruvoyl-dependent, with the protein MIPKRVFLTKGVGKHKDYLQSFELALRSAGIQACNIVTVSSILPPGCEIISKEQGVKMLHPGEITFAVMSKNSVKEPHRQIAASIGMAMPSSKDSYGYLSEHHSFGETAEFAGNYAEDLAATMLATTMGIPFDPEQAWNEKKQLFQTSGMIIKTNNITQSAKGDKNGLWTTVLAAAVFVP; encoded by the coding sequence ATGATTCCAAAACGAGTATTCTTGACCAAAGGTGTTGGCAAACACAAAGACTATTTGCAATCTTTTGAACTTGCTTTACGTTCAGCAGGAATACAAGCCTGTAACATCGTAACTGTTTCTAGCATACTGCCCCCTGGATGTGAAATTATCTCCAAGGAACAAGGAGTTAAGATGCTTCATCCTGGAGAAATTACTTTTGCAGTTATGTCAAAAAATTCAGTCAAAGAACCCCACCGACAAATTGCTGCCTCAATTGGTATGGCGATGCCTTCAAGCAAAGATAGTTATGGTTACCTTTCTGAACACCACTCCTTTGGAGAAACCGCAGAATTTGCTGGCAACTATGCTGAAGATTTAGCAGCAACAATGTTAGCTACAACAATGGGCATTCCTTTTGATCCAGAACAAGCTTGGAACGAAAAAAAGCAGTTATTCCAAACCAGTGGCATGATCATCAAAACAAACAACATCACTCAGTCTGCAAAAGGCGACAAAAACGGTCTATGGACTACGGTTCTTGCAGCAGCAGTTTTTGTGCCCTAA
- a CDS encoding N-acetyltransferase: MGKEVTIGNNCLIQCHVTISNGATIGDEVFLGPKATILNDKHIDGNIQPCTIENKARIGGGTTILPGVTIGKSALVGAGSVVTKNVKAKKLVYGNPAREIRQI, encoded by the coding sequence ATCGGAAAAGAAGTAACAATTGGCAACAATTGCCTGATTCAATGCCATGTAACCATCAGCAACGGAGCAACGATTGGAGACGAGGTATTTCTCGGACCTAAAGCAACAATTCTCAATGACAAACACATCGATGGTAACATTCAACCCTGCACAATCGAAAACAAAGCAAGAATTGGAGGCGGAACCACAATTCTTCCAGGAGTAACCATAGGAAAAAGTGCCCTTGTCGGAGCAGGTTCTGTTGTAACAAAAAACGTAAAAGCCAAAAAGCTAGTTTACGGCAATCCAGCAAGAGAAATCAGACAAATATAA
- a CDS encoding deoxyhypusine synthase family protein, producing MGVPLTNKVEGFTVKQKSVSQLISEMGKTAYQGRKLAEAVDIWEKMIKEEDLVIVLGLAGSMSTAGQWTLVNWLIKNRFVDVIVSTGANVSEDIVDAMGLGYYQGTCNANDEELLKADINRYYDVYGIETDYRKMEELITDFLLTLKTDYPYSSMEILHLLGKWLSKKNIPSITATAAENGVPVFSPAMLDSAYGETVLMAKNQGHNLIVDQVKEFDQFVSIGEKTKNTAVIYVGGGVPKDFTQLLAISISPKTMDQEIKGREGNCRKSLQEYYYPHKYALQITTDSPQWGGLSGCTLEEAKSWGKVDVNGRDVTCYCDATIALPLITHALNERVASDARKNRAPDLSWLFPEE from the coding sequence ATGGGAGTCCCTTTGACTAATAAAGTTGAAGGCTTTACTGTTAAGCAAAAATCAGTTTCCCAACTCATTTCTGAAATGGGAAAAACAGCATATCAAGGAAGAAAACTAGCAGAAGCCGTAGACATCTGGGAAAAAATGATCAAAGAAGAAGACCTCGTAATTGTTTTAGGTCTTGCAGGTTCCATGAGCACTGCTGGTCAGTGGACGTTAGTTAATTGGTTAATAAAAAACAGATTCGTTGACGTTATCGTTTCTACAGGCGCAAACGTTTCCGAAGACATTGTTGACGCCATGGGGCTTGGATACTATCAAGGTACCTGTAACGCTAACGATGAAGAACTTCTAAAAGCCGACATCAACAGATACTATGATGTTTATGGCATAGAAACCGATTACCGAAAAATGGAAGAGCTAATAACAGACTTCTTGTTAACCCTGAAAACAGATTATCCTTACTCTTCCATGGAAATCTTACATTTATTGGGTAAATGGTTAAGCAAAAAAAACATCCCAAGCATCACCGCAACTGCAGCAGAAAATGGTGTTCCAGTTTTCAGCCCTGCAATGTTAGACAGCGCCTACGGCGAAACAGTTCTGATGGCAAAAAATCAAGGACACAACTTGATAGTAGATCAAGTTAAAGAATTTGACCAGTTTGTAAGCATAGGAGAAAAAACAAAAAACACTGCTGTAATCTATGTTGGTGGTGGTGTTCCAAAAGATTTCACCCAGCTACTTGCGATTTCAATTTCTCCAAAAACTATGGATCAAGAAATAAAAGGTCGAGAAGGCAACTGTCGAAAAAGCCTGCAAGAATACTATTATCCACACAAATATGCCCTTCAGATAACTACTGATTCTCCTCAATGGGGTGGATTATCTGGTTGTACTTTGGAAGAGGCAAAAAGTTGGGGAAAAGTTGACGTAAACGGAAGGGACGTTACCTGCTATTGTGATGCTACCATTGCATTGCCCCTTATCACTCATGCTCTCAATGAACGTGTAGCCTCAGATGCACGAAAGAACAGAGCTCCCGACCTTTCATGGCTGTTTCCTGAAGAGTAA
- a CDS encoding glycosyltransferase family 4 protein, producing the protein MKVVMVNDCSFVGETLLRNLPKTIESIHLKRSRSFFDKTVKLAWKILKAKGDVYHFNYLLQDCYIGSKLGKYPMVGHAHGTDVRQNLNHFIWKRIVKHNLKKCDLVLVSTPDLLDAVKNYREQTEYLPNPVDSSIFYPKPVNEQNKKLKVLIASASNWKVKGTDMAVHALAKVKNDVEIFLIKRGIDFHRTVKLADSLGLNLNILPPTTHENITEYFWNSDLVIDGFKIGALGMISLEAIACGRPVLNFVSSDYDSYKDFPIKDVDSIEKIVEELKNLSPKLWEKEYTYISKHHNAKSVTKRLTEIYENIL; encoded by the coding sequence ATGAAAGTGGTAATGGTCAACGATTGTTCATTTGTCGGAGAGACATTACTCAGGAATCTTCCAAAAACCATAGAATCAATTCATCTGAAACGATCAAGAAGCTTTTTTGACAAAACGGTTAAATTGGCTTGGAAAATTTTGAAAGCAAAAGGGGATGTTTATCACTTTAATTATCTGCTTCAAGACTGCTACATTGGTTCAAAGCTAGGAAAATATCCCATGGTTGGACACGCACATGGAACTGATGTCAGACAGAATCTTAACCATTTCATCTGGAAACGCATCGTGAAACATAATTTAAAGAAATGTGACTTGGTTCTCGTAAGCACACCGGACCTACTTGATGCTGTAAAAAACTACCGTGAACAAACAGAATATCTTCCAAATCCAGTAGATTCCAGTATATTTTATCCAAAACCAGTTAATGAGCAAAACAAAAAGTTGAAGGTGTTAATTGCAAGTGCCTCTAACTGGAAAGTAAAAGGTACAGATATGGCGGTACATGCATTGGCCAAAGTTAAAAATGATGTTGAAATTTTTCTGATTAAAAGAGGAATAGACTTCCATAGAACTGTAAAATTAGCAGATTCCTTAGGGTTAAATCTAAATATTTTACCGCCAACAACGCATGAAAATATTACTGAGTATTTTTGGAATTCTGATTTGGTGATAGATGGATTTAAGATTGGGGCTCTTGGAATGATTTCTTTAGAAGCCATTGCATGTGGTAGACCTGTTTTGAATTTCGTTTCATCTGATTATGATTCATACAAGGACTTTCCAATCAAGGATGTAGATTCAATAGAAAAAATTGTTGAAGAATTGAAAAATCTATCACCAAAATTGTGGGAAAAAGAATACACATACATTTCAAAACATCACAATGCCAAATCAGTTACTAAAAGATTAACAGAAATCTATGAAAACATCCTTTAG
- a CDS encoding MFS transporter: protein MKKNKNEETDDFVFDKRLYIIFLIMFTEVLGFSSVLPLIPFLGLEIGLTPVQIGLIASVFSFCQLFASPITGKLSDHFGRKPLFILSQLSTFAGFMFLGFATTALLLIISRLIDGLLGSNMTVSEAYISDITEPKHRTRVYGYSSGIFGAGLIFGPVIGGLLSRINFSVPMFFAAGITLISLVLIVLFLPETITKKTEKISLKFNDVIPVEEVKQFAKTPKVRNYLSMFFVYSIAFFLFLSNFGLLAEKQFHVTADQVSFYMAWIGILRVIIQTALISRILRFLGENRALITAIVSMTVAMIILAFSAEYLLVFVPLIFLAYGTGVSRPIFISNLTNSVTQKETATILGVNNSLTSIAQIITPILGGFMIEYLPPQLLPLTSAVFFVSILPLLRNQKNLPRTE from the coding sequence GTGAAAAAAAACAAAAACGAAGAAACAGACGATTTCGTGTTCGATAAGCGCCTCTACATAATTTTTCTGATAATGTTCACTGAAGTACTGGGTTTTAGCAGTGTTTTGCCCCTGATTCCATTTCTTGGATTAGAAATTGGATTAACTCCAGTACAAATTGGTCTTATCGCCAGTGTGTTCAGTTTTTGCCAGTTATTCGCCAGCCCAATAACTGGAAAACTAAGTGACCACTTTGGAAGAAAACCCTTGTTCATTTTAAGTCAACTAAGCACCTTTGCAGGTTTCATGTTTCTTGGATTTGCCACAACTGCACTTCTGTTAATTATTTCACGATTAATCGACGGATTGCTTGGAAGCAACATGACTGTTAGTGAAGCCTACATCAGCGACATCACTGAACCCAAACACCGAACCCGAGTCTACGGATACTCCAGCGGAATATTTGGAGCAGGTTTGATATTTGGACCAGTTATAGGCGGATTGCTTTCAAGAATTAACTTTTCTGTTCCAATGTTTTTTGCAGCAGGAATAACCTTGATTTCCCTTGTTCTGATTGTCCTGTTTCTTCCAGAGACAATCACCAAAAAAACCGAAAAAATTTCCCTTAAATTCAATGACGTTATCCCAGTTGAGGAAGTTAAACAATTTGCAAAAACTCCAAAAGTCAGAAACTACTTATCAATGTTTTTCGTTTATAGCATCGCCTTTTTTCTGTTCCTTTCCAATTTTGGTTTACTGGCAGAAAAACAGTTTCACGTTACTGCCGACCAAGTTAGCTTCTACATGGCATGGATAGGTATACTAAGAGTAATAATTCAAACCGCCTTAATCTCTCGTATCCTTCGTTTTTTGGGTGAAAACCGAGCCCTAATAACTGCAATAGTTTCTATGACTGTAGCTATGATAATTCTTGCATTTTCCGCAGAATACCTCTTGGTTTTTGTTCCTCTAATCTTTCTTGCTTATGGAACTGGAGTCAGCAGACCCATTTTTATCAGCAACCTTACAAACAGCGTTACTCAAAAAGAAACAGCTACTATTCTGGGAGTAAATAACTCCTTGACTAGTATCGCCCAAATCATAACGCCAATCTTAGGTGGATTCATGATCGAATACTTGCCGCCACAACTGTTGCCTTTAACGTCAGCTGTGTTCTTTGTTTCAATTCTACCCTTACTTAGGAACCAAAAAAATCTACCCCGAACTGAGTAA
- a CDS encoding DegT/DnrJ/EryC1/StrS family aminotransferase, protein MNRKIPIAKPEIGIEEMEAVKEVLESGMLVQGKKVKEFEEKFGEYIGVEHAVAVSNGTVALDVALKAINIGPGDEVITSAFSFVASGNCILFQNAKPVFADIDPKTFNIDPSDVAEKITSKTKAIIPVHIFGQPARMNYLKEIADDKGIVLVEDAAQAHGAEYKGEKVGSIGTLGCFSLYATKNMMAGEGGIITTNQQKLADMMRLIRSHGETKKYTHNVLGYNYRMTNINASIGLVQLKKLYKFNQKRMKNANLLTKGINGIKGLTVPYVERDVEHVFHQYVIKVENSFSMSRDELSNCLSEKGIGVAVHYPIPIYKQPLYQDLGYGDVNCPNTEDACNRVLSLPVHPQVTKEDIDYIITTLKEL, encoded by the coding sequence ATGAACCGCAAAATACCGATTGCAAAACCTGAAATCGGAATAGAAGAAATGGAAGCAGTAAAAGAAGTCCTTGAATCAGGCATGTTGGTTCAGGGAAAAAAAGTCAAAGAATTTGAGGAAAAATTTGGAGAATACATTGGTGTTGAACACGCAGTTGCGGTGAGTAATGGAACAGTTGCTTTGGACGTAGCTTTAAAGGCAATCAATATTGGTCCTGGGGATGAGGTAATAACTTCGGCTTTTTCTTTTGTTGCTTCGGGTAATTGTATTTTGTTTCAAAATGCAAAACCAGTGTTTGCAGACATAGACCCTAAAACATTCAACATTGACCCATCAGATGTTGCAGAAAAAATAACTTCAAAAACTAAGGCAATAATTCCAGTTCACATTTTTGGGCAACCTGCAAGAATGAATTATTTAAAAGAAATTGCTGACGACAAGGGAATTGTTTTAGTTGAGGATGCAGCTCAGGCCCATGGTGCAGAATATAAAGGGGAAAAAGTAGGTAGCATAGGAACTTTGGGTTGTTTTAGTCTTTATGCCACAAAGAATATGATGGCAGGGGAAGGAGGAATTATTACAACTAACCAACAGAAACTAGCAGATATGATGCGCCTGATTAGAAGTCATGGTGAAACAAAAAAATATACTCATAATGTTTTAGGTTATAACTATCGGATGACTAACATTAATGCTTCGATTGGTTTGGTTCAACTAAAGAAACTTTATAAATTCAATCAAAAAAGAATGAAAAACGCAAATCTGTTAACCAAAGGAATTAACGGAATTAAGGGGTTAACAGTTCCGTATGTGGAACGAGATGTTGAACACGTTTTTCATCAATATGTAATAAAAGTAGAAAATAGTTTTTCCATGAGTAGAGATGAACTTTCCAATTGTTTATCCGAGAAAGGCATTGGTGTTGCTGTTCATTATCCAATTCCAATTTACAAACAACCGTTGTACCAGGATTTAGGATATGGAGATGTTAATTGTCCTAACACCGAGGATGCATGCAATCGGGTGCTAAGTTTACCTGTTCATCCTCAAGTAACTAAAGAAGATATTGATTACATCATAACTACTTTGAAAGAATTATGA